A genomic stretch from Camelus ferus isolate YT-003-E chromosome 29, BCGSAC_Cfer_1.0, whole genome shotgun sequence includes:
- the PPP1R42 gene encoding protein phosphatase 1 regulatory subunit 42 codes for MVRLTLDLIAKNSNLKLRKEETTSQYLKKITHINFSDKNIDAIEDLSLCKNLSVLYLYDNRISQITNLNYATNLTHLYLQNNCISCIENLRSLKKLEKLYLGGNYIAVIEGLEGLNGLRELHVESQRLPLGEKLLFDPRTLHSLAKSLSILNISNNNIDDIRDLEILENLNQLIAVDNQLLHVKDLEFLLNKLTKLWKMDLNRNPVCLKPKYRDRLILGSKSLEFLDGKAIKNMERQFLMNWKASKDAKKISKKRNSKNEDTSNSYISNFETTHHIVPVYYPQVGKPKLVFFSDVPKYLANGNALPEGSQEDNPKIIEESGNLFERM; via the exons ATGGTTCGACTGACCTTGGATCTAATTGCCAAAAACAGCAATCTTAAACTCCGGAAAGAAGAAACCACTTCACAATACTTGAAGAAAATAACTCATATAAACTTTTCAGACAAAAATATAGATGCAATT gaaGACCTCTCTCTTTGCAAAAATCTTagtgttttatatttgtatgataACCGTATTAGTCAAATCACTAACTTGAATTATGCCACAAATCTGACCCATTTATACCTACAAAACAATTGTATTTCATGTATAGAGAACCTCAGGTcattaaagaaactggaaaaact GTATCTGGGAGGCAATTACATTGCTGTCATAGAAGGTTTAGAAGGATTAAACGGACTAAGAGAGCTTCATGTTGAGAGTCAGAGGCTTCCCCTTGGAGAAAAGCTCCTGTTTGATCCAAGAACTCTTCATTCTCTGGCA aaGTCCCTCTCTATATTGAATATCAGCAATAATAATATTGATGACATAAGAGACTTGGAAATACTGGAGAATCTTAATCAGCTCATAGCAGTTGACAACCAACTTCTGCATGTGAAg GATTTGGAGTTTTTACTGAACAAGTTGACGAAGCTGTGGAAAATGGATCTAAATAGAAATCCTGTTTGTCTCAAACCAAAATACAGAGATAGACTGATACTGGGGTCCAAATCACTGG AGTTTCTTGAtggaaaagcaattaaaaatatggaaagacaATTTCTAATGAATTGGAAAGCATCCAAAGATGCCaagaaaatcagcaagaaaagGAACAGTAAAAACGAGGATACAAGTAACTCATACATAA GTAACTTTGAAACAACACATCACATAGTTCCTGTTTATTACCCACAGGTGGGTAAGccaaaattagtttttttctctGATGTACCAAAATACCTTGCAAATGGAAATGCACTTCCAGAAGGCTCCCAAGAAGATAACCCTAAAATTATTGAAGAGTCGGG